The following proteins come from a genomic window of Trifolium pratense cultivar HEN17-A07 linkage group LG4, ARS_RC_1.1, whole genome shotgun sequence:
- the LOC123923140 gene encoding sorting nexin 2B-like isoform X1 — translation MMDSENHTTEEHLHPHPLSSSNDELENLNLHENNEHDSLLSTKSYSNYRSVMSTLSDSHNHPLSSPSFVSSADSDPLLSPPQHYREFTNPNSSDTSSYIDPPSYADAIFTSFDGETSSNGVDTPTRSSSDGIFFSRSSSSSEYLKITVSNPVKEQENSNSIVPGSSSYVTYLITTRTNIPEFGGSEFGVRRRFKDIVTLSDRLSEAYRGFFIPPRPDKSIVESQVMQKQEFVEQRRVALEKYLRRLADHPVIRKSDEFRVFLQVQGKLPLPTTTDVASRVLDGAAKLPKQLMGESLIAPSEVVQPAKGGRDLLRLFKELKQSMSNDWGGSKPLVVEEDKEFLAKKERVHELEQQINSASQQAESLVKAQQDMGETMGELGLAFIKLTKFENEEAVLDSQRVRAADMKGVATAAVKASRLFRELNSQTVKHLQDTLHEYLGLMLAVHSAFTDRTSALLTVQTLLSELSSLQSRAEKLEAASSKIFGGDKTRSRKLEELQETIRATEDAKNVAIREYERIKENNRSELERLDRERQADFLNMLKGFVVNQVGYAEKIANVWTKVVEDTSGYAKEST, via the exons atGATGGACTCCGAAAATCACACCACAGAGGAACACCTACACCCGCACCCTCTCTCTTCATCAAATGATGAATTAGAAAACCTCAATCTCCACGAAAACAACGAACACGATTCGTTATTAAGTACTAAATCGTACTCTAATTACCGGAGCGTGATGTCCACGCTCTCTGATTCTCACAATCATCCACTTTCTTCGCCGAGTTTCGTATCATCGGCGGATTCCGATCCACTTCTATCTCCACCGCAACACTACCGCGAATTCACAAACCCTAATTCGTCTGATACTTCTTCTTACATCGATCCTCCTTCTTACGCAGACGCGATTTTCACTTCTTTCGACGGCGAGACATCTTCTAACGGCGTTGATACTCCGACTCGAAGCTCCTCCGATGGAATTTTTTTCTCGAGATCTTCTTCAAGTTCGGAGTATTTGAAAATAACGGTTTCGAATCCGGTTAAGGAGCAAGAGAATTCGAATTCGATTGTTCCTGGTAGTAGTAGTTATGTGACGTATTTGATTACAACGAGAACGAATATTCCGGAGTTTGGAGGTTCGGAATTCGGTGTCCGGAGAAGGTTTAAGGATATAGTGACGCTTTCTGATCGGTTATCGGAGGCGTATCGAGGGTTTTTTATACCGCCGAGGCCGGATAAGAGTATTGTGGAGAGTCAGGTGATGCAGAAACAGGAATTTGTTGAGCAGAGGAGAGTGGCATTGGAGAAGTATCTTCGGAGATTGGCGGATCATCCGGTGATTAGAAAGAGTGATGAGTTTAGGGTGTTTTTGCAGGTTCAAGGGAAGCTTCCATTGCCGACTACGACTGATGTGGCGTCGAGGGTTTTGGATGGGGCGGCGAAGCTTCCGAAACAGTTGATGGGGGAGAGTTTGATTGCTCCTAGTGAGGTTGTGCAACCGGCGAAAGGGGGGAGGGATTTGTTGAGGTTGTTCAAGGAGTTGAAGCAATCAATGTCCAATGATTGGGGAGGTTCTAAGCCACTTGTTGTGGAGGAAGATAAAGAGTTCCTTGCAAAGAAGGAAAGGGTTCATGAACTTGAACAGCAAATCAATAGTGCATCTCAGcag GCTGAATCGCTTGTTAAAGCACAACAAGATATGGGAGAGACAATGGGAGAATTAGGGTTGGCATTtattaaattaacaaaatttgaaaatgaagaagCTGTTTTGGACTCTCAGAGGGTACGAGCTGCCGACATGAAAGGTGTAGCAACAGCTGCTGTGAAAGCTAGCAGATTATTTCGAGAATTAAATTCTCAAACTGTGAAGCATTTG CAGGATACACTTCATGAATATCTTGGATTAATGTTGGCTGTTCACAGTGCATTCACGGATCGCACAAGTGCACTCTTGACGGTACAGACCCTTCTATCAGAACTCTCTTCTTTGCAATCAAGAGCTGAAAAACTTGAAGCGGCTTCATCTAAAATATTTGGGGGTGACAAAACAAGGTCTCGTAAGTTAGAGGAGCTACAGGAAACCATAAGAGCAACCGAAGACGCCAAAAATGTTGCAATCAGAGAATATGAGCGGATCAAG
- the LOC123923140 gene encoding sorting nexin 2B-like isoform X2 gives MMDSENHTTEEHLHPHPLSSSNDELENLNLHENNEHDSLLSTKSYSNYRSVMSTLSDSHNHPLSSPSFVSSADSDPLLSPPQHYREFTNPNSSDTSSYIDPPSYADAIFTSFDGETSSNGVDTPTRSSSDGIFFSRSSSSSEYLKITVSNPVKEQENSNSIVPGSSSYVTYLITTRTNIPEFGGSEFGVRRRFKDIVTLSDRLSEAYRGFFIPPRPDKSIVESQVMQKQEFVEQRRVALEKYLRRLADHPVIRKSDEFRVFLQVQGKLPLPTTTDVASRVLDGAAKLPKQLMGESLIAPSEVVQPAKGGRDLLRLFKELKQSMSNDWGGSKPLVVEEDKEFLAKKERVHELEQQINSASQQAESLVKAQQDMGETMGELGLAFIKLTKFENEEAVLDSQRVRAADMKGVATAAVKASRLFRELNSQTVKHLDTLHEYLGLMLAVHSAFTDRTSALLTVQTLLSELSSLQSRAEKLEAASSKIFGGDKTRSRKLEELQETIRATEDAKNVAIREYERIKENNRSELERLDRERQADFLNMLKGFVVNQVGYAEKIANVWTKVVEDTSGYAKEST, from the exons atGATGGACTCCGAAAATCACACCACAGAGGAACACCTACACCCGCACCCTCTCTCTTCATCAAATGATGAATTAGAAAACCTCAATCTCCACGAAAACAACGAACACGATTCGTTATTAAGTACTAAATCGTACTCTAATTACCGGAGCGTGATGTCCACGCTCTCTGATTCTCACAATCATCCACTTTCTTCGCCGAGTTTCGTATCATCGGCGGATTCCGATCCACTTCTATCTCCACCGCAACACTACCGCGAATTCACAAACCCTAATTCGTCTGATACTTCTTCTTACATCGATCCTCCTTCTTACGCAGACGCGATTTTCACTTCTTTCGACGGCGAGACATCTTCTAACGGCGTTGATACTCCGACTCGAAGCTCCTCCGATGGAATTTTTTTCTCGAGATCTTCTTCAAGTTCGGAGTATTTGAAAATAACGGTTTCGAATCCGGTTAAGGAGCAAGAGAATTCGAATTCGATTGTTCCTGGTAGTAGTAGTTATGTGACGTATTTGATTACAACGAGAACGAATATTCCGGAGTTTGGAGGTTCGGAATTCGGTGTCCGGAGAAGGTTTAAGGATATAGTGACGCTTTCTGATCGGTTATCGGAGGCGTATCGAGGGTTTTTTATACCGCCGAGGCCGGATAAGAGTATTGTGGAGAGTCAGGTGATGCAGAAACAGGAATTTGTTGAGCAGAGGAGAGTGGCATTGGAGAAGTATCTTCGGAGATTGGCGGATCATCCGGTGATTAGAAAGAGTGATGAGTTTAGGGTGTTTTTGCAGGTTCAAGGGAAGCTTCCATTGCCGACTACGACTGATGTGGCGTCGAGGGTTTTGGATGGGGCGGCGAAGCTTCCGAAACAGTTGATGGGGGAGAGTTTGATTGCTCCTAGTGAGGTTGTGCAACCGGCGAAAGGGGGGAGGGATTTGTTGAGGTTGTTCAAGGAGTTGAAGCAATCAATGTCCAATGATTGGGGAGGTTCTAAGCCACTTGTTGTGGAGGAAGATAAAGAGTTCCTTGCAAAGAAGGAAAGGGTTCATGAACTTGAACAGCAAATCAATAGTGCATCTCAGcag GCTGAATCGCTTGTTAAAGCACAACAAGATATGGGAGAGACAATGGGAGAATTAGGGTTGGCATTtattaaattaacaaaatttgaaaatgaagaagCTGTTTTGGACTCTCAGAGGGTACGAGCTGCCGACATGAAAGGTGTAGCAACAGCTGCTGTGAAAGCTAGCAGATTATTTCGAGAATTAAATTCTCAAACTGTGAAGCATTTG GATACACTTCATGAATATCTTGGATTAATGTTGGCTGTTCACAGTGCATTCACGGATCGCACAAGTGCACTCTTGACGGTACAGACCCTTCTATCAGAACTCTCTTCTTTGCAATCAAGAGCTGAAAAACTTGAAGCGGCTTCATCTAAAATATTTGGGGGTGACAAAACAAGGTCTCGTAAGTTAGAGGAGCTACAGGAAACCATAAGAGCAACCGAAGACGCCAAAAATGTTGCAATCAGAGAATATGAGCGGATCAAG
- the LOC123922503 gene encoding sporozoite surface protein 2-like codes for MDPNNSSNYPNNSQNPNNYQNSNNYQNPNNYQNSNQFFNQHPQNIPNFGLTPNFNQSSFVPNFHPYYGSMLRNPSQTPPFNGYMPMVNENFPSGGTTNFPEFSTQITIANEDSTPKSKKNQQPSWNTEQNLVLISGWIKFETSSVVGRNQKGETYWGQIADYCNEHCSFDPPRDGVACRNSFNYMNKILGKWIGAYDGAKR; via the coding sequence atggatcccaacaattcttctaattatcccaacaattctcaaaatcccaacaattatcaaaactccaacaattatcaaaatcccaacaattatcaaaattcaaatcaattttttaaccaacatcctcaaaacatacctaattttggtttaacaccaaatttcaaccaatcatcCTTTGTTCCAAACTTTCATCCATATTATGGATCTATGCTGAGAAATCCATCTCAAACACCCCCGTTTAATGGTTACATGCCGATGGTTAATGAAAATTTTCCGAGTGGTGGTACAACTAACTTTCCCGAATTCTCAACACAAATAACTATTGCTAATGAAGATTCAACTCCTAAGAGCAAGAAAAACCAGCAACCATCATGGAACACTGAACAAAATTTGGTGCTAATTAGTGGGTGGATCAAATTTGAAACAAGCAGTGTTGTCGGGAGAAACCAGAAAGGTGAAACATATTGGGGTCAAATTGCTGACTATTGTAATGAGCATTGCTCATTCGATCCTCCGCGTGATGGAGTTGCATGCCGAAACAGTTTTaattatatgaacaaaatacTGGGTAAATGGATTGGCGCTTATGATGGCGCTAAGCGTTAA